In Candidatus Binatus sp., the sequence TCAGCAAAAATTTCAAAGGGCCTTGAAGACAGATGCCGGATCATGATCGCCGCCGCGCCGCGCTGACGGGGAGCCATCCGCGCAAGCATAAGGCGTCGGCGCGCGGGCGTTACCGGGTCGCCGCGACGGATGCGATCGCGCCGGGCGAATCGCTCAAATTTATGCTGCCGATACGCGGCGCGGACGAAGAATGCTTCGTGATCAATTACGAGGGCCGGTTTCACGCGTACGTGAATCGATGCCGGCATGTGCCGATGGCGATGGACTGGGTGGACAATCAATTCTTCGCGGAGGATTGCAACTACCTGATGTGCCAGACGCACAACGCCTACTACGAGCCCGAGAGCGGCGAATGTATCGCGGGACCGCCGACGGCGTGCGGGAAATATTTATATCGAGTGCCGCTACAGATCGAAGGCGACACGATCTACGCGAGCGCGCCCGAGCAGGAATTCGAGGACTGAAGGGATGCCCGCGAAAAAGGAGCAGTAACGTGATTGTTCTCTACACCACTGAACGCGATTATCCCTGGGGCACGCTCCGATCCACCCACGGCGCCAAGACCAAAGTCGTACTCGAGGAAAAAGGCCTCAGCTATCGCATCGAAAATCTGCCGCCGGGGAATCTGTGGAAGAAACCGCCCGAGATGATCGCCAAGCATCCGCTCGGCAAGGTTCCCTATCTCGAGGACGGCGAGCTCGTCATCTTCGATTCGACCGTGATCGACGAGTACCTTGACGAGCGCTATCCCGAGCCGCGGCTGATGCCCTCAGATCCGATCGCGCGGATGCGCGTGCGCGAGCTTGAAAACTTTGCCGACGAGGCGATGCTGGTCGGCAGCGTCCCGCCAATCTGGATGCCGTATTGGAGCGAGCCCGCCAAGCGCAACGCCGAGAGCATGGAGAAAGGCCGCGCGATGCTGCTCTCGCGCGACTTGCCGTATCTCGAGAAGGTGCTGCGCAGCAGTGGCGATGGTTACGCCTGCGGCGAGTTCTCGCTGGCCGACGCGCCGTTGATGTCGCTCGCGATGGTGCTCGAAGTCGACGCGCCGAACCTTGACGCGTTCCCGAAGGTCGATGCGTACCTGAAACGGCTGCGCGAGCGCCCGAGCTATCGCACGATCAGCCCGCGGACCAAAGTCGCCGACGCCGCCACCGGCGGATGATCTGCGCTCTGCGACGCGCACAGCGTCGATCGGTCGTGTACCCGCAGGCGCATCGCTAGGCGATTCTTTCCAATCCCTGTTGCAGCTCGCGCAGATTGCGCGCGGGCAGTATCAGCGACACTTCGCGCGCATACTGCTTGATCGCGCTGTCGCCCGTGCCCCATCGTGCCGGATCCTCGGGATTCAGCCACACCAACGCGCGGCAGGATCGCGAAATCTCACGCAGCACGTCGGCGCGCGCCGGCAATCGATTGTTGCGCCCATCGCCCATGATAACGACGATTGTCGCGCGCGTGATCAGGCCGAGCCGCCGCGCCCACAGCTCTCCCAGCACGCGCCCGAAATCGGATCGCGCGTACATGTCGAGCGCGGGCGTCATCACCAGATGCCCCTGCTCGAAGTCCGCCTCCGCCAGGTGATCGACGTAAACAAAGCTCGCGACTCGCCGGAAACATCCGCGCGCTCCCGCCATCAACTCGAGCATCAACTGCGCCGCGTAACGCACCGAGCCTGACACGTCGGCGAGGATCGCGAGATCGACGTGGCGCGGACGCCGCGCGCGAAACTTGAGTTCCGCCAGCGCGCCGCCATGCTGAAGGCCCGCGCGAATCGTGCGCCGGAAATCAATCCGGCCCGCGCGCGCAAGCCTGAGCCGCCGTCCCAGCCGAATCCGAAAGCGCCGGATCAACGGCTCGAGCGCGCGCCGAGCCTCGTCGTAGTCCAGGTCGAGGTACGTATCGAACGGCTTGCGCTCGATCTCGCGCAGCCGCGTGAGTCGCGCCGCCTCATGCCGCGACGCATCCGAATCGCCGCGCGCATCGACGCCGTCGCCATCGTGCGCATCGCGTGCAGTGTCGCCGCGATGCTCGTTGCTCGCAACCTCGCCTTTATCGCCGTCGCGCTCGCGCACCTTCGACGATGCTTTTCTCTTCGCGTCGTTCGACGCCGCTTGCTCGCGTAACTGCGCGCCTTGCTCGCTCGGATGCTCCGCGCGTCGCGGCGACGCGTCCTCATTCAATGACGGATTCTCGCCTGGATGTCCGCGTCCAGCGGCCGCGGAGACCTGCGCGCCGCGCGAATCAGGATGCTCGCGGTGGGGACGCGCCGGCATCGCGAAGAACCGCGCGAAGCATTCGTCGAAAATCGCTCGATCCGCTTCGTCCTTGATTAGCGCCGCCGCGAGCGCCTCGCGCATCCGCGATCGCTCGAGGCCCGCCGCCGCGACCGCATTCATCGCGTCGATCGATTCCGCAACCGAGATCCGCACGCTTTTCGATCGCAGCTCGCCGATTAATTTGATCAATTGGTCGCGCAGCGCCGCCATCCGATTCAGCGCGCGGCTACTTCGAGCGCGGCGCCAGCGACGACGTTCGCGACTCGACCTTCGCGCGATCCTCTTCATGCTTCAGCAATACGCCGAGCGTAGTACGCACCGCGTCCGTATCGAATTCGCGCACTCCGAGCCGCACCAGCGCCCGCGCCCAGTCGAGCGTCTCCGCGATCGACGGCGGCTTGCGGAGACCAAGCTTCCTGATCGCGGCGACGAAGCGCGACGCTTCCGCCGCGAGCCGCGCGTCGAGTTCCGGCACCTTGAGCTCGATTATTTTTCGTTCCTGTTCGGTACCGGGAAAATCGATAAACAGATGCAGGCATCGCCGCCTGAGCGCTTCCGACAGCTCGCGCGCGCGATTCGACGTCAGCACCACCACCGGCCGCTCGCGCGCCTTCAGCGTCCCCAGTTCCGGCACGCTCACCTGGAAATCCGACAGCAACTCGAGCAGGAACGCCTCGAACTCTTCGTCCGCCTTGTCGATCTCATCGATCAGCAAAACGACCCGTTGCGGCGCCGTGATCGCGCTCAGCAGCGGCCGCTCGAGCAGATAGTCGCGCGAGAAAATGTGCTCGCTAAGTTCTTCCCAATGCAGCCCCTGCGCCTCGTCCGCCTGCATCCGCAAAAGCTGCTTCTGATAATTCCATTCGTACAGCGCCCGCGCTTCGTCCAGCCCCTCATAGCATTGGAGCCGAATGAGGCGCGTCGCGAGCATCTCGGCGACGACCTTCGCGACCTCGGTCTTGCCCGCGCCCGCGGGACCTTCGATCAGGAGCGGCTTCTCGAGCGCGAGCGCGAGGAAGATCGCCGTCTCGACGCGCTCGTTGGTGATGTAGCGCGCGCGTTTCAGTCCGTCGGCGATTTGCTCGTGCGTGATCTCCATCGCCGGATGTCAGATTTTTCCGCGTGTGCGATTGATCTTCGGCGCGCGCCGTCGCTCGAGGAACAGCCGCCCGCGATGCTTCAGGCCGTCGCGCTGATCCCGCGGCGACGCCCGCACTTCCTCGACATAGGCGGTCAGCTCGTCGAACAGGCGCTCCGTGTCG encodes:
- a CDS encoding Rieske 2Fe-2S domain-containing protein, producing the protein MPDHDRRRAALTGSHPRKHKASARGRYRVAATDAIAPGESLKFMLPIRGADEECFVINYEGRFHAYVNRCRHVPMAMDWVDNQFFAEDCNYLMCQTHNAYYEPESGECIAGPPTACGKYLYRVPLQIEGDTIYASAPEQEFED
- a CDS encoding MoxR family ATPase, which translates into the protein MEITHEQIADGLKRARYITNERVETAIFLALALEKPLLIEGPAGAGKTEVAKVVAEMLATRLIRLQCYEGLDEARALYEWNYQKQLLRMQADEAQGLHWEELSEHIFSRDYLLERPLLSAITAPQRVVLLIDEIDKADEEFEAFLLELLSDFQVSVPELGTLKARERPVVVLTSNRARELSEALRRRCLHLFIDFPGTEQERKIIELKVPELDARLAAEASRFVAAIRKLGLRKPPSIAETLDWARALVRLGVREFDTDAVRTTLGVLLKHEEDRAKVESRTSSLAPRSK
- a CDS encoding VWA domain-containing protein, translating into MAALRDQLIKLIGELRSKSVRISVAESIDAMNAVAAAGLERSRMREALAAALIKDEADRAIFDECFARFFAMPARPHREHPDSRGAQVSAAAGRGHPGENPSLNEDASPRRAEHPSEQGAQLREQAASNDAKRKASSKVRERDGDKGEVASNEHRGDTARDAHDGDGVDARGDSDASRHEAARLTRLREIERKPFDTYLDLDYDEARRALEPLIRRFRIRLGRRLRLARAGRIDFRRTIRAGLQHGGALAELKFRARRPRHVDLAILADVSGSVRYAAQLMLELMAGARGCFRRVASFVYVDHLAEADFEQGHLVMTPALDMYARSDFGRVLGELWARRLGLITRATIVVIMGDGRNNRLPARADVLREISRSCRALVWLNPEDPARWGTGDSAIKQYAREVSLILPARNLRELQQGLERIA
- a CDS encoding glutathione S-transferase family protein, with translation MIVLYTTERDYPWGTLRSTHGAKTKVVLEEKGLSYRIENLPPGNLWKKPPEMIAKHPLGKVPYLEDGELVIFDSTVIDEYLDERYPEPRLMPSDPIARMRVRELENFADEAMLVGSVPPIWMPYWSEPAKRNAESMEKGRAMLLSRDLPYLEKVLRSSGDGYACGEFSLADAPLMSLAMVLEVDAPNLDAFPKVDAYLKRLRERPSYRTISPRTKVADAATGG